One genomic region from Eptesicus fuscus isolate TK198812 chromosome 18, DD_ASM_mEF_20220401, whole genome shotgun sequence encodes:
- the LYZL4 gene encoding lysozyme-like protein 4, with translation MKASAVLSLLGYLVVPSGAAILGRCVVAKRLHDGGLSGFEGYNLENWVCLAYFESKFNPVAVYENIHGLYTGYGLFQIRNPDWCDRGRNRCHVTCSALLNPNLNKTIECAKKIVKGKQGMGAWPSWTLNCQYSDTLARWLDGCKL, from the exons ATGAAGGCGTCCGCGGTTCTCTCCCTCCTTGGCTACCTGGTGGTCCCTAGTGGCGCTGCTATCTTGGGACGCTGTGTGGTGGCTAAGAGGCTCCACGACGGAGGCCTGAGTGGTTTTGAGGGCTACAACCTTGAAAACT GggtgtgcctggcttattttgaGAGCAAGTTCAACCCCGTGGCTGTCTATGAGAACATTCATGGGTTGTACACGGGCTACGGACTCTTTCAGATTCGCAACCCCGACTGGTGCGACAGGGGGAGGAACCGCTGCCACGTGACCTGCTCGG CTTTACTGAATCCAAATTTAAATAAGACCATCGAGTGTGCCAAGAAAATTGTAAAAGGAAAGCAAGGAATGGGAGCATG GCCCTCCTGGACCCTGAACTGCCAGTACTCCGACACTCTGGCGCGGTGGTTGGACGGATGCAAGTTGTAG